In a single window of the Limnochorda sp. L945t genome:
- a CDS encoding ferredoxin family protein, whose protein sequence is MKAAPATTAGASAAAVDAGDGRPRGQQARPPSPAAVEKKLFSIRYRADEASHLSLADPERCTRCERPCLWFCPAAVYQWEDGHMRLAYENCLECGTCRVACPSANVVWHYPTGGCGIAYKRG, encoded by the coding sequence ATGAAGGCGGCTCCTGCCACGACGGCCGGCGCGAGTGCCGCGGCGGTGGACGCCGGCGACGGGAGGCCCCGGGGGCAGCAGGCGAGGCCTCCCTCCCCGGCCGCCGTCGAGAAGAAGCTCTTTTCCATCCGCTATCGGGCGGACGAGGCGTCCCACCTGTCCCTGGCCGATCCGGAGCGCTGCACGAGGTGCGAGCGCCCGTGCCTCTGGTTTTGCCCGGCCGCCGTCTACCAGTGGGAAGACGGCCACATGCGCCTGGCGTACGAAAACTGCCTCGAATGCGGTACGTGCCGGGTCGCCTGCCCCTCGGCCAACGTGGTGTGGCATTACCCGACGGGCGGATGCGGCATCGCTTACAAGAGGGGCTGA
- a CDS encoding metal-dependent transcriptional regulator: MIRCRPDPARTAERMELSQSKEDYLAAIYRLTQQGEKGSTTVVASRLGVSAASATAMFQKLAAEGLVEYREYAGVSLTPHGERLALDVIRRHRLAERFLTDILEIPWDRVDEMAHRMEHALPREVLEGFDRLLGAPTTCPHGYPIPTSDGRVVERPAKPLARMQPGEEGAVVRVREDDPELLRYLRDCGLVPGARVRVEALRPFDEPITLVVDGKEQVVGHRVAESVFVGA, encoded by the coding sequence ATGATCAGGTGCAGGCCCGACCCGGCGAGGACGGCGGAGCGCATGGAGCTGTCCCAGTCCAAAGAGGATTACCTGGCGGCGATCTACCGGCTCACCCAGCAGGGGGAGAAGGGTTCGACGACGGTCGTGGCCTCCAGGCTGGGAGTATCGGCCGCGTCCGCCACGGCGATGTTCCAGAAACTGGCGGCCGAGGGGCTGGTCGAGTACCGGGAGTACGCGGGAGTTTCCCTGACGCCCCACGGAGAGCGCCTGGCGCTCGACGTCATCCGGAGGCACCGGCTGGCGGAGCGGTTCTTGACGGACATCCTGGAGATCCCGTGGGACCGGGTCGACGAGATGGCCCATCGCATGGAGCACGCCCTGCCGCGGGAAGTGCTGGAGGGATTCGACCGGTTGCTCGGAGCGCCGACCACGTGCCCGCACGGCTATCCCATTCCGACGTCCGATGGGAGGGTCGTCGAGCGCCCGGCCAAGCCCCTTGCGCGGATGCAGCCGGGCGAGGAGGGGGCCGTCGTGCGGGTACGGGAGGATGACCCTGAGCTGTTGCGGTACCTGCGCGACTGCGGGCTCGTACCGGGCGCCCGCGTGCGGGTCGAGGCGCTGCGCCCCTTCGACGAGCCCATCACCCTGGTCGTGGACGGCAAGGAGCAGGTCGTCGGCCACCGCGTGGCCGAGTCCGTCTTCGTGGGCGCGTGA
- a CDS encoding gluconokinase, which produces MAPSLFAAVDMGSSGVRSLVVDGDARPVGEAAVEVPVETAEPGQAEVSPDAIWGGVLGTLRRALEQATATRPGARLEGIGLSSALFTLLGVDAGGQPVTPVYTWMDRRAAPEVAAYRHDPVARSLYRRTGCPLHALHPLAKVRWLRRTRAESFARAARWISAKEYVLSRWFGRYVVDVSIASSTGYFNILTHDWDDEALAFAGLRRSQLSDPVDAAFALTGMDPAIASYLGIDPATPVAAGAGDGMLAHVASGGTGPSVFSSTVGTSGAVRVLHDRPLLDPLQRTWCYCLDRQWWVAGGAINNGGVVLQWLRRLLVQVASPDGNRGLSYQEFDRLAASVPPGSRGLVFVPLLTGERSPGWNDRASGVVAGLRIDHGPADWARAAMEGVTYRMLQVYRALVELTGAEGELRASGGYTRSETWLQMQADVFGRPVTALELREASALGAAIAAMKAVGFIESWAAAGRLVASGRRYRPDPDRHAVYRRGYEVFQKVYAAMEPLFDELAGLA; this is translated from the coding sequence GTGGCGCCATCCCTGTTTGCGGCCGTGGACATGGGGTCGAGCGGGGTGCGCTCGCTGGTCGTAGACGGCGACGCTCGACCGGTGGGCGAGGCTGCGGTCGAGGTGCCCGTCGAGACTGCAGAGCCCGGCCAGGCCGAGGTCTCCCCTGACGCCATCTGGGGCGGTGTGCTCGGCACGCTCCGCCGGGCCCTGGAGCAAGCCACGGCAACCCGGCCCGGGGCACGGCTGGAAGGCATCGGGCTCAGCTCCGCCCTGTTCACCCTGCTGGGCGTGGACGCCGGAGGGCAGCCGGTCACGCCGGTCTACACCTGGATGGACCGGCGCGCCGCCCCCGAAGTCGCCGCATACCGTCACGACCCCGTCGCTCGGAGCCTGTACCGGAGGACCGGCTGCCCCTTGCACGCGCTCCACCCTCTGGCCAAAGTGCGGTGGCTGCGGCGCACCCGGGCGGAGAGCTTCGCCCGGGCCGCCCGCTGGATCTCCGCGAAGGAGTACGTGCTGTCCCGGTGGTTCGGGCGCTACGTGGTCGACGTCTCCATCGCGTCCAGCACGGGCTACTTCAACATCCTCACCCACGACTGGGATGACGAGGCGTTGGCCTTTGCCGGACTGCGACGCTCCCAGCTCTCCGATCCGGTCGACGCGGCCTTCGCCCTCACGGGCATGGACCCGGCCATCGCCTCCTACCTGGGCATCGACCCGGCGACGCCGGTGGCGGCCGGAGCCGGCGACGGGATGCTCGCGCACGTGGCGAGCGGCGGCACGGGCCCCTCCGTTTTCAGCTCCACCGTGGGCACCAGCGGCGCGGTACGCGTGCTCCACGACCGCCCGCTCCTCGATCCGCTGCAGCGCACCTGGTGCTACTGCCTCGACCGGCAGTGGTGGGTCGCGGGAGGCGCCATCAACAACGGCGGCGTCGTGCTGCAGTGGCTGCGCCGCCTGCTGGTGCAAGTCGCCTCTCCCGACGGCAACCGCGGCCTCTCTTACCAGGAGTTCGACCGGCTGGCCGCCTCGGTGCCACCGGGCAGCCGGGGCCTCGTGTTCGTGCCCCTCCTGACCGGAGAGCGGAGCCCGGGGTGGAACGACCGGGCGTCCGGCGTGGTGGCCGGGCTTCGGATCGACCACGGGCCAGCCGACTGGGCGCGGGCCGCCATGGAAGGCGTGACGTACCGGATGCTGCAGGTGTACCGGGCCCTGGTCGAGCTCACCGGAGCCGAAGGGGAGCTGAGGGCAAGCGGCGGCTACACCCGCTCCGAGACGTGGCTGCAGATGCAGGCGGACGTCTTCGGCAGGCCCGTCACGGCCCTGGAGCTGCGGGAGGCGTCGGCGCTCGGCGCGGCCATCGCCGCCATGAAGGCCGTGGGGTTCATCGAAAGCTGGGCCGCTGCCGGGCGGCTCGTGGCCTCCGGCCGGCGCTACCGCCCGGACCCCGATCGCCACGCCGTCTACCGGCGAGGCTACGAAGTTTTCCAGAAGGTCTACGCGGCCATGGAGCCGCTCTTCGACGAGCTGGCGGGTCTGGCATAG
- a CDS encoding DUF501 domain-containing protein: MIRDDGDDRGAAGVTGRSFVGGARPGELPGWWDPVGPGDEAIAGEQLGRPARGIVAVGARCRFGKPLVTVTAPLVPDRHGRLRPFPTTLWLTCPYLVEAVSRIESQGSIHRLATEVRRDQALAARLEAAHRGAARLRRLLMGTTGAPGAGGPAPSVRGLPPHALERLATSGVAGIREPAGIKCLHAHLADYLGRGDNPIGEWVTRQLAATGVDVSGSAGCRCERAGCGGEGKAPTLPQQAHARRMRTEC; this comes from the coding sequence GTGATCCGTGACGATGGGGACGACAGGGGAGCGGCCGGGGTGACCGGCCGCTCTTTCGTTGGGGGCGCAAGACCGGGGGAGTTGCCCGGGTGGTGGGACCCCGTGGGGCCGGGCGACGAGGCGATCGCCGGCGAGCAGCTGGGGCGGCCGGCACGGGGGATCGTGGCCGTCGGGGCCCGCTGCCGGTTTGGCAAGCCTCTCGTGACGGTGACGGCTCCGCTCGTCCCCGACCGCCATGGCCGGCTCCGCCCGTTTCCCACCACGTTGTGGCTGACCTGCCCGTACCTGGTCGAAGCGGTGAGCCGCATCGAGTCGCAAGGGTCAATCCACCGCCTGGCGACGGAAGTGCGCCGCGACCAGGCGCTGGCCGCCCGCCTCGAAGCGGCGCACCGTGGGGCTGCCCGCCTCCGCAGGCTGCTGATGGGGACAACGGGGGCGCCCGGCGCCGGCGGCCCGGCTCCGAGCGTTCGAGGCCTTCCTCCCCACGCGCTCGAGCGGCTGGCCACGAGCGGCGTCGCGGGCATCCGCGAGCCGGCCGGCATCAAGTGCCTGCACGCCCACCTGGCGGACTACCTCGGGCGGGGCGACAACCCGATCGGGGAGTGGGTGACGAGGCAGCTGGCCGCGACCGGGGTCGACGTGAGCGGGTCGGCCGGCTGCCGGTGCGAGCGGGCCGGGTGCGGGGGCGAGGGCAAGGCCCCCACCTTGCCGCAGCAGGCGCATGCCCGTAGAATGAGGACAGAGTGTTGA
- a CDS encoding S1 RNA-binding domain-containing protein, protein MAVEVGSVLEGKVTGITHFGAFVELPDGVTGLVHISEIADTYVRDVRDYLTENQVVKVKVINVSDGRVGLSIRQVYGPPQRSGGRGARGRGSSFEEKLQRFMKESEQRQQDLRRSMDSKRGGRGTRRG, encoded by the coding sequence ATGGCCGTTGAAGTCGGCAGCGTTCTGGAGGGGAAGGTTACCGGGATTACCCATTTCGGAGCGTTCGTGGAGCTGCCTGACGGGGTGACCGGTTTGGTGCACATCTCGGAGATAGCGGATACGTACGTCCGGGACGTGCGCGATTACCTGACGGAAAACCAGGTCGTCAAAGTCAAGGTCATCAACGTGTCGGACGGCAGGGTGGGGCTTTCCATCCGGCAGGTGTACGGGCCCCCTCAGCGCAGTGGCGGCCGCGGAGCCCGGGGGCGTGGGTCTTCGTTCGAGGAGAAGCTCCAGCGCTTCATGAAGGAAAGCGAGCAGCGCCAGCAGGACCTGCGGCGCAGCATGGATTCCAAGCGGGGCGGGCGCGGCACTCGCCGGGGTTGA
- the mazG gene encoding nucleoside triphosphate pyrophosphohydrolase, with the protein MAITVVGLGPGPADLLSVRAERALRQAGTLVLRTAKHAMAATLREWGVAFSTFDQLYERYETFDQVYEAMAEALLAMDASGETSGSPATGGGGGVTFAVPGHPLIGERSVTLLLARARERGVQVEVIPSLSGAEAAWAELGVDPLEVGAAFVDAHDLASAPSSPQTLPPPAGRAWERRRGYLVLQVDSPVLASQVKAVLGQLRGDNQPVALIRRAGAGAAAHIEWLPLHELDRGRRFDHETAVYVPPADPGAVPGPGEGIEVLARVMARLRAPDGCPWDRRQSPMSLRKYVIEEAYEVCDAIERDDMAGLEEELGDLLLQVLFQAQIGDEQGLFDLAGVIERLRAKLVRRHPHVFGDATARTAAEVLQRWEAIKREERQEKGEPAAPSSRMDDVARALPALAYADAVQRKAAEVGFEWPDVSGAGRKALEEALELRRAWADQDPDATHRELGDLLFAIVNVARYMHVDAELALRDAVHRFARRFRMVEEKAKEQGRILDEMSLQEMDALWDEAKRELQDAPEQSRGGPPVRTDSGKLEKGGS; encoded by the coding sequence ATGGCGATCACGGTAGTGGGCCTCGGTCCCGGGCCGGCCGACCTCCTCTCGGTGCGGGCAGAGCGAGCGCTCCGGCAGGCCGGCACGCTCGTCCTGCGAACGGCGAAGCATGCCATGGCCGCGACACTACGCGAGTGGGGCGTGGCGTTCTCCACGTTCGACCAACTGTACGAGCGCTACGAGACCTTCGACCAGGTTTACGAAGCCATGGCGGAGGCGCTCCTGGCGATGGACGCCTCGGGGGAGACGTCGGGCAGCCCGGCCACAGGAGGGGGCGGCGGCGTGACCTTCGCCGTGCCCGGCCATCCCCTGATAGGGGAGCGCAGCGTGACGCTCCTGCTCGCCAGGGCCCGGGAGCGGGGCGTGCAGGTCGAGGTGATCCCCAGCTTGAGCGGCGCGGAAGCGGCATGGGCCGAACTGGGCGTGGACCCGCTGGAGGTGGGGGCCGCCTTCGTGGACGCCCACGACCTGGCGAGCGCGCCCTCGTCGCCGCAGACCCTGCCGCCCCCGGCGGGACGGGCGTGGGAACGGCGTCGGGGTTATCTCGTGCTCCAGGTCGACAGCCCGGTGCTCGCCTCCCAGGTCAAGGCGGTGCTGGGCCAGCTCCGGGGCGACAATCAGCCCGTGGCGCTCATCCGGCGCGCGGGAGCGGGAGCAGCCGCGCACATCGAGTGGCTGCCCCTGCACGAGCTCGATCGCGGGCGGCGCTTCGACCACGAGACGGCGGTGTACGTGCCGCCGGCGGATCCCGGGGCGGTGCCTGGCCCTGGGGAGGGTATCGAAGTGCTGGCCAGGGTGATGGCCAGGCTGCGTGCCCCGGACGGCTGCCCGTGGGATCGCCGCCAGAGCCCGATGTCGCTGCGCAAGTACGTGATCGAAGAGGCGTACGAGGTGTGCGACGCCATCGAGCGCGACGACATGGCGGGCCTGGAGGAGGAGCTGGGCGACCTCCTGCTGCAGGTGCTGTTCCAGGCGCAGATCGGCGACGAGCAGGGGCTCTTCGACCTGGCGGGGGTGATCGAACGCCTGCGGGCCAAGCTGGTACGGCGCCACCCCCACGTTTTCGGGGACGCGACCGCCAGGACCGCCGCCGAGGTGCTGCAGCGCTGGGAAGCCATCAAGCGGGAAGAACGGCAGGAGAAGGGCGAGCCGGCGGCGCCGTCGAGCCGCATGGACGACGTGGCGCGGGCCTTGCCGGCGCTGGCGTACGCCGACGCCGTCCAGCGCAAGGCGGCCGAGGTGGGCTTCGAGTGGCCCGACGTCTCGGGGGCGGGGCGCAAGGCGCTGGAGGAGGCCCTGGAGCTCCGCCGGGCATGGGCCGACCAGGACCCCGATGCCACCCACCGGGAACTGGGCGACCTCTTGTTCGCGATCGTCAACGTCGCCCGCTACATGCACGTCGACGCCGAACTCGCGTTGCGCGACGCCGTGCACCGTTTCGCCCGGCGCTTTCGTATGGTGGAGGAGAAGGCGAAGGAGCAGGGCCGGATCCTGGACGAGATGAGCCTGCAGGAGATGGACGCGCTTTGGGACGAGGCGAAACGGGAGCTCCAGGATGCTCCGGAGCAGAGCCGCGGGGGTCCGCCGGTTCGAACCGACTCGGGCAAACTCGAAAAGGGCGGAAGTTAA